One genomic window of Sodaliphilus pleomorphus includes the following:
- a CDS encoding DEAD/DEAH box helicase, with amino-acid sequence MMYKLRKYQEDASRAAVEAFKDKRRKNGLLILPTGAGKSLVIADIASKLDGPLLVFQPSKEILEQNFAKLQSYGIWDCSLYSASVGSKDINRITFATIGSVMNHMDDFKHFKNIMVDECHFVNSKGGMYEEFIHAEPNRKVIGLTATPYRLCSNSWGSMLKFLTRTRPRIFTDVIYYCQIHELLAQGFLAELNYYDITNMDMTRVMSNSTGADYDDKSLLQEYERSNFYENLLSTIERLRNPKRGGKRKGILVFTRYTKEAQMVCDSIPNCAIVTGETPKRERENLLNRFKAGEIEVIANVGVLTTGFDYPELDTIVLARPTKSLALYYQMVGRAIRPSKDKIGWVVDMCGNYSRFGSVADLRIECPVNSTKWMVTSKGRQLTNVFF; translated from the coding sequence TTGATGTACAAGCTTCGCAAATATCAAGAGGATGCCAGTCGTGCGGCTGTCGAGGCTTTTAAGGATAAGAGACGCAAGAATGGCCTGCTAATCCTGCCAACTGGCGCAGGTAAGAGTTTGGTCATTGCGGATATTGCCTCAAAACTTGATGGCCCACTACTGGTGTTTCAGCCAAGCAAGGAAATCCTTGAACAGAACTTTGCCAAATTGCAGAGTTATGGGATTTGGGATTGTTCGTTGTATTCTGCATCGGTTGGCAGCAAAGACATCAACCGAATCACCTTTGCCACAATTGGCAGTGTCATGAACCACATGGACGACTTTAAGCACTTCAAGAACATTATGGTTGATGAGTGCCACTTCGTCAACAGCAAGGGTGGTATGTACGAGGAGTTTATACATGCTGAACCAAACCGCAAAGTTATCGGTCTTACAGCAACCCCTTATCGGCTATGCTCGAACTCTTGGGGGTCTATGCTGAAATTCTTGACAAGAACGAGACCGAGAATTTTTACAGACGTTATTTACTACTGTCAAATCCACGAATTATTGGCGCAAGGCTTTTTGGCGGAGTTGAATTACTACGATATTACCAACATGGATATGACGAGAGTAATGAGCAATAGCACTGGTGCTGACTATGACGATAAATCCCTGCTTCAAGAATATGAGAGGAGTAATTTTTATGAGAACCTGCTGTCTACCATTGAGCGATTGAGAAATCCTAAGCGTGGCGGTAAGCGCAAAGGCATACTGGTGTTCACCCGATACACGAAAGAGGCACAGATGGTGTGTGACAGCATTCCTAATTGTGCTATCGTCACAGGCGAGACACCCAAGCGAGAACGTGAGAACTTGCTGAACCGATTCAAGGCTGGCGAGATTGAAGTGATTGCCAATGTCGGTGTGCTGACCACTGGCTTCGACTATCCGGAATTAGATACGATAGTGCTGGCTCGTCCAACAAAATCTCTTGCCCTCTACTACCAAATGGTCGGAAGGGCGATAAGGCCGAGTAAAGACAAGATTGGTTGGGTGGTCGATATGTGCGGCAATTATAGTCGCTTTGGCTCTGTTGCCGACCTGCGAATAGAGTGTCCAGTCAATAGCACCAAGTGGATGGTGACATCGAAAGGCAGACAGCTTACAAATGTATTTTTTTGA
- a CDS encoding recombination protein NinG — translation MPYYYKRKKKKPKNDEPPKKKAKKEVNLVAKLDRVFALYIRLRDAMPSGLFRCISCGQIKPYEQSDCGHFHSRTHMNTRWDEKNCNAECHYCNRFSADHLIGYRENLICKIGEGNFTLLQVRAGQSKKWSDFELKLMIDHYRKEVVRLSIEKGIKVKF, via the coding sequence ATGCCATATTACTACAAGCGAAAGAAGAAAAAGCCGAAGAACGACGAGCCGCCAAAGAAGAAGGCCAAGAAAGAAGTCAACCTTGTGGCGAAATTAGATAGGGTATTCGCCCTGTATATTCGACTGCGTGACGCAATGCCAAGTGGTCTGTTTAGATGTATTTCGTGCGGTCAAATAAAGCCGTATGAGCAATCTGACTGCGGTCATTTTCACAGCCGAACCCACATGAATACACGCTGGGACGAAAAGAACTGCAACGCTGAATGTCACTACTGCAATAGATTTTCAGCCGACCACCTCATAGGGTATCGTGAAAATCTGATATGCAAGATTGGTGAGGGAAACTTCACTCTGTTGCAGGTAAGAGCCGGGCAATCGAAAAAATGGTCAGACTTTGAGTTAAAACTAATGATAGACCATTATCGTAAGGAGGTGGTGCGTTTGAGTATCGAGAAAGGCATAAAAGTTAAATTTTAG